The region GGCCTGCGGCCGCTACTGACCCGAACCGCGTGTGGCAGGCGGTGCACAACGAGATCACGCGCCTGCTCATCGAGTACAAACTCGATAATGTTACAGTGGAGCGTGCCGAGGAACCGCCTGAACAGTCTCCGGGTGGTAAGTTTCGCAAGATCATCCCTCTGAGCTGAAGTACAATGAAAGAACTGTTCTACTCCCACCTGAATGGGGCGGCTGTCACCGGGACTTAAGTTAAATATCGCGTCTGCTAATATGTTGAAGATAGCCTGGCATCTGACTGACTAATAATATGTTCTCAATCAGGGTATCCTTGGGTTCAGGGGTGAAGATGTGAACCTTGACTGGGAAAAGAATCTAGGGACTACCGACAGGATAATCAGAATAGCTTTCGGGGCAACGCTACTGGCGCTAGTTATGACAAAAAGCGTAGCAGGCTGGTGGGTAACTGGCGCCGTAGTTTTGGCTATATTTCAGTTTATCGAGGCTTTTTTTGCATACTGAATTGTTTACGATCTTATGGGTTGGTCAACCCGTAAAATTACATCCTGAAAATGCAGGTGTCACCCGTTGCATAAGGATTTCTGAGGAGAGATGGTATAAGGCTGACTTATACCTCTCTCTTTTAATTTCTTCAATTACCAATACTCCTCAATTTATTGTTCTTCTTGTGGGCAGAATCCTTGCTGCCGAGAGTAGCCACCAGGCGAAATTGCTGGTAAAGCGTGTGGGAGTTCCTAATTTGTTCCTAATTAAGCCCTACTTTTGCCATAAATGCCATCTATACTTAAATCACAGTCAAGATTGAAGGAGGATGGTTTTCATGAAAAAAGTTTCCCTGTTAGCTGTTGTTGCTCTAACGGTTTTCACCCTGGCCGCTTCGGTTGTAAGCGCTAATCCGACGGACGCTTCAGGCGGCAATTCCTACTATCAGGCTCCCCAGCAAGGGCAGTACTGGATGCAGAACACCTCGGCCTACTGCTACTGGGGCGGCAACAACAATTATCAGCCGGGATATGGAACTTCCGGGTCGAACAACTGGAATTGCTGGTAACCATGAAAAGTTCCTGATTTGTTACGAATTTGGCCGCACTTTGGTCATAAACGTCCGGTATACTTAACATTAGAAAATAGTACTTAGGAGGATGAAATCCATGAAGAAAGTATCCATGTTCGCTATCGTGGCTCTCTTGATCCTGTCCTTTACCGCTTCAGCCTTTGCCGCTCCGGCCCCCGCTCCCGCCCAGAATAACTGGTACTGCCCCTACTACGGCCAATACTACAACAACCTGACCGATCAACAGAAGGAACAGATCGCAACCTGGCATAAGCAATCAATCGAGCAAAGAAAGCAAATGCTGCAGCAGCAGGTTCAGTGGGGCTGGATAACCCAGGCCCAGGCTGACCAGCAGATTACCTGGATGGAGCAGGGCGTAGCGAACGGAACCCTGGCGTGCGGCATGATGGGCGGGCACAATATGGGTGGCATGATGATGGGGCCTGGCATGATGGGTATGGGCATGGGTATGCGCTGCTGGTAAGCTGTCAGACTGTTTAAGCCCCTGCGCATAT is a window of Selenomonadales bacterium 4137-cl DNA encoding:
- a CDS encoding DUF2892 domain-containing protein, whose amino-acid sequence is MNLDWEKNLGTTDRIIRIAFGATLLALVMTKSVAGWWVTGAVVLAIFQFIEAFFAY
- a CDS encoding DUF2680 domain-containing protein, producing the protein MKKVSMFAIVALLILSFTASAFAAPAPAPAQNNWYCPYYGQYYNNLTDQQKEQIATWHKQSIEQRKQMLQQQVQWGWITQAQADQQITWMEQGVANGTLACGMMGGHNMGGMMMGPGMMGMGMGMRCW